The following nucleotide sequence is from Nitrospira sp..
CACGCCACCTCCACCCGCACATCGCTCCCGATCGGGCAATAGGAGGCGGCGGAGGTATTATTGCTTTCGACTCGCGCGCGCAGGGTCTGCCCCTCCCCTTCGACGTCCAGCACGCCAAGATGTTCGTGCAGATCGACGATACAGGGGATGGCTCGCGCGTCGCGATCTTGAGGAATGGACCGGACCACGATCGGCTCTTGCAGGGTGACCAGATCGTTCGGCTGAAATGTGGGGCCCTCACGGGCCTCCATCATCGTCAGCCAGACGGCCCCCGCCGTCAACAAGCCCAGGACCGCAAGGATCAGGGGAGCCGAGCGAGGGGATTGGACTTTCACCCAGCGAACGAAGGTTCGGACACCGATCGCCAAGAGAAGGCCGACGAACGCCACCAGCAGCAGGATCAGCCCGCCACGCACGTTCATGCCGCCCCGTCACCTCGATCGGCCAACCCGCTCGACCTCACTTCTTGCGGTACACGTTCAGGCCGATCTTTTCCTCGCGGCCGGGGATCGTCACGTTCCCCTCGGTGGAGGCGATGATAGTCGTCTTGCCGGATGCGGAGGGGCCGAACTCCTTGGCCAAATCCACTCTGATGGTCAAGATGGTGCCGTCGACGGTCAACTCCACATTCTTCATGCCATCATCCTATTCATTGAGCACGAACGTGACCTTGAGCGCGACGCGATACTGGCTGATCTTGCCGTCCTGGATGTCCACCTTTTGGTCTTCGACCCAGGCGCTCTTCACGTTCTGTAGGGTCTTGTTGGCCCGAGCGATACCGATCTGAATGGCATCCTCGAAACTCTTTGGAGAGGCGGCGATGATCTCGGTCACACGCGCGACAGTCATGATACCCTCCCTCGTTGAACGATGGACAGCCGAATGCCACTCCCAGGCTAGGCCGACCTCCCACCTCTGTCAAGCCCGTCCCCGGGAAACACCTAGGTTGACTTCCAGGAGGGCACCGCATAGGCTACCGCCCGATCGACGGTCGTACGAGCGGATGGGAGACCTTCCATGCCGACCGAAATCGAGCTCCAGATCAGCCCCCTGTTCTCCACGCCCCTGCTCGTCTTTACCCCTGCGTCTCATGCGCACATCAACAGCCAACTCTCCAAGCTGATCCTCGAACGTGAAGCCAGCGTACCGGCTCATCGGGATGCCGAAGTGGTCGGCTGGTCGTCTCCGCACGATTTGTCGATGCTCGACTGGGCCGGCGGACCGCTCAAGGAACTCTTCGCCCCGGTTCTCGAAGTCGCCAAACAGGTCACGAGCTTTTCGGATCGGTGCGAGCGAGCGGGCTGTCGGCCCGAGTGGGAGGTCGTGGAGGTCTGGGCCAACGTGCAACGGCACGGCGGCGCCAATGCAGCCCATTCACATCCGGGCAGTTTCTGGGCCGGCGTCTATTATGTCGATGTCGGCGAGGTCTCAGCGGATCGGAGCCAAGGAGGAGAACTCCAACTGTACGACCCGCGAGGATGTCTGCCTCGCATGCTGGCTCCGTACCTGCGATACAGCCTGACGGAACTCCATGATGCAGGTACCAGCATCTCCTTTACCCCGATCTCGGGGCAATGCCTGCTGTTCCCAGGATGGCTCTTCCATGCCGTCAAGACCTATCGAGGAACGGCTCCTCGCATCAGCGTGGCGTTCAACCTCGACCCGGTTCTCCAGTCGACCAGGACGGTCGGCGCAGCCCGGCAGGAAGCCGTCAACTCGGTTCACCGTTGACCATCTCGGTCGAATACCCGGCTCAGGCGGGAACGCTACGGCAGGTCGTGGGCTTGGACGAAGAGGGCCTGCTCCAGCGTCCGGAAGAACTGCTGATAGGGCTCGGGGGTTTCAACAGCCCTGAGATAATACTGTGCACTCGCACGGACGACCAGTTGTCCCTCCCCTCGTGGACGGACCGTCACCGTCAGCCGCACCAAATCGCTCCGGTGATAAAAGGGGCCCCACGACCGAAAGTGCCGGGTAAGGATCAACAAACCGTCGTCGCGGTACACATAGTAGGAAGGATCATGCAGATTCGGCGCCTCGTAATCGTCGAACTTCTTGCCCGAAACGATGCCGAGTTCCTCGTCCAAGACCTCCACGACAAATCCCAAGTCCTGGAATGTGGACACGACGGCTCGAATCGTTTTGAGGCGGTCGGTCGTATCGAACGATCGACTTTGCGCAGCCCGGACCTTGACTTGACTCGATTCGGACAGCCAGATCTGATCCCTCGATTCCCACTGGTTCTCGTGGCGCCATTCATAGGGCGAACAGGCCGTCACCATCCACAGTCCCACCAGCAAGGCAAGGGGCGGCAGCCGCCCTGTCGCTCCATGACACGCGAGTCTGTGCGGGATCACATCCACCCGCCTACTCCTTCGTGAGGAACAACGACCGCTCCACCGCCGCAAAAAAATTCTGATACACCTTGGGATCGTCGATCGGTTTATTGTTGTAGATGGCATTGGCGCGCACCATCGTGCGGCTATCCTCTTGCTGACGCACCGTCACCGTGACACCCAGTACATCCAGATAGTTGGGCTCGGCAAATCTGGCCGCGGTGACGAGGCCGAGTGGTTCGTTCGCGCGTTCGATGATGAAGCCCAGGTCCTGCAGCGCGGCAATCACTCCCCGCATGGCGACGGTGCGGTCCTTCACCTCGAAGGTCCTGGTCTGCGCGCTCCGGATTTTCATCTGGGCATCCGTCGGTGTGAACAGTTCCTGGCGAGGCTCCGGTGCCGTGCACCCGTAGAGAGAGAGCAGCCCCATCCATAACACCAGCGTCCGGAAAGATTGTGATCGAGTCATGCGACCTCACGGCTAAATCGTATGGGCTTCCAGAAAAACGGCCTTCGAAAGTTTGGCAAAAAACTGCTGATAAATTTCCGGGTCACGGATCATTTCCATCGTCTGTTCTCCGGGCGGAATGTAATTACGGTCGGCCTGCCCGTCTCCCTTCCAGACGACCCGATAGAATATGATCCGAACCTCCTGCCTGGCCCCCTCGTGGTTCAACGGGCGGGCTACGAGGGCGGCGGCGATCTTCTGGTGCAGATCCACCGGCATCACCACATGGCCCATCGAGAGCAACCAGGTCAACACCCGGCCGATATCCTGTCCGTACTCGCGCGCACTCCGCTCCTTGGCCGCCCGCAGGAAGCCGACTTCGCGCACGCTTTCTTCGATCTGGAAGCCGAGGTCCTGGAGTGCGGCGGCCGACGCAGACAGCAGTTCTTGTTGGTTCGAGGTCTCGAAAAAGCGTGTCTGCATCGCTCGATGGGCGCTGCTTTCCGGCGCCAGTTGAAACAGCTCCGCCGGTTGCGTGTGCGGCACGCAGCCGGCAATGGACAGGGCGAAGGCGAACGATGCCGCCGCCACGAGACCGACAGCGACACGACGACCGAATGCAGAGGGGAGGCTAGAACTGAGTGGCATTGTAGGCAAAGTCGCGGACCTTCTTTTCCTCGTCGTATTTGATGATGATCGTCAGGGTCCGTTGGCGCTGGGAGCTGGACCGATCGCTCGAATTCGTGCCGAGAATGATCAGGCCGGCGTAGGACGAGCTGGCCGTGTCCACTCGATCGGTCGACACCTTGTCATAGATCCACACCTCCCGACGCTTGTCATCGGTCGTCACGATATTCGGCGATCCCAGCAGCTCCGCCACTTGCGCGGCGGACATCCCCACCTTCACTTCGCCTTGCACGCGACCGACCGTCAACCGATCTTCCTTGATCTCTGCCTGTTTGCCGCCGCAGGCGGACAACCCCAGCACCGCACACAAGCCCAACACGACACCAGCCGCAATCCGTTTGTTCGTGGCCTTCATCTGGTCTCCCTTCTTCTGCTTGTCCGGTGGAGCGACTCCACCCGCGCCCCATGTTACCCTGTTCGCCCTCAGGGCGCAAAGATTGCCCTCTCCACGCAGGTCATGGTTGGACAATTACCTGTCGACAGTTACAATGCAGGCACCAGGAGGAGACCCATGTCGACAACGGAATCCATGTCAGTGGAAGCAGTTCAAGCAGCCTGGGCCTCGTTGCTAGAGCGCGTACGCATCGGCGTGTTGTTGACCATGCGACAGGGGCACCCTTTCGGCTCCCATGTCCCTTTTCTGCTCGGGGAGGACTGGTCCCGTGTCTACGTGCACCTCAGCCGCCTGGCGTTGCACACCCAACACCTGTTGGACGACCCGCGCGTCAGCCTGTTCATTGCGGAGGCGGATGAACCGGGCAGGAATCCCCTGGCCCTGCAACGCATGAACCTCCGAGGAACAGCGGCGATCCTCTCCAAGAGCGACCCCGCGTACGACGACGTGCAGCAGCGCTATCTCGCCAAGTTTCCCCAATCACGGATGCTGTTCGGCTTCGCAGACTTCGCCCTCTGGACATTTCAAATGAGCGAAGCGCATCTCGTCCTTGGTTTCGGCCAAGCCTATCAAGCCTTCGCCGCCGCACCGGGACAATGGATTCACCAGAAGCCTGCTAAACAATCCTGAGCCGTTCCGGCTCAGCCCCTCGAAAGCAGGAGTGTCTCGACCGAAGGCACGATGGTACCGCCGCGACGCAGGCCGTACTCTGCGCGCTGTTGCGCGAGCCCATCGAAAGGGACATTCATCATGGTCGTCGTTTGCATCGTGATCCTTGGATACATGGTTCTGTTGCTCGGTTTGGCAGTCGCTTCGCCAGGCATCGGCCTCACGGGAGCCCTGCTCGCCCTGGTCCCGGACGACTGGCGGGACTGGGCCCATGTTCCGGCCTATGGAATATTGGCGTGGTTGGTAATGCAGGGATTTCGACTGCGCGGATGGCCGCTCCCCTATGCCCTGTTGAGCGGTCTCGCTGTCACGGTGACCTTCGGTTTGTGGACGGAAGTGGCCCAGGGGTCCATCCCTGGACGGGAGGCGTCCCTTCCGGATCTCGCGAAGGACGGCGCAGGCGCTCTCCTTGCCGCAGTCATGATCGGCTGCCAAACGCTGATCGGACGGCCTGCCGAGATAGCGGGATCGCAAGCAATCGAAGAGTTGTCTCAAACCAGGAAAGGATCACGGGAACGATGAGCACGGCCTATCGCGAGCGGGGGAGCAAGCGTCTCCCGGTGCAATGTCCGATCTACTACTCCAATGGAAACTTCCAGACCATCGGCCTCACGGAAGATTTGACTCCCTTCGGAGGGCGCATTCGCGGCCGCGAGGCGGTCAGCGTGGGCATGGAACTGGTCGTCATTGTCATTCAACCCACCTCCGACCAAGCCATGCTTATACGGCGCGCCACCGTCAGATGGGCCCAGGGCGCCCATTTCGGCCTTACCTTCTCGGCCGTTCCTCCTCAGTCCGAGTCTGAACTCAAAGCCATGGCCACGCTTATGCTTCCCGGACTCTGGTCCTGCCTGAATTGAGAGCCGGGCGCGGTGGCACGTCTGCGGACCTTCTTCCGGCTACTTCCGGTGCGAATGGTCCGCAGGATGCCGCCCTTCCCCGAAGAATAGCTCCATCAGCATGAACATCATCATGAGCAGCGCACCGAGCCCGATCGCTACGGCCCAGTTTTCCCACGACATGTTCGATCCTCCTCGGCATGACCCTGGGAACCGCAGGTCTGTTCCCAGCCTGTCTCCGTTATCTCGCTGAG
It contains:
- a CDS encoding dodecin domain-containing protein; translation: MTVARVTEIIAASPKSFEDAIQIGIARANKTLQNVKSAWVEDQKVDIQDGKISQYRVALKVTFVLNE
- the bamE gene encoding outer membrane protein assembly factor BamE — its product is MKATNKRIAAGVVLGLCAVLGLSACGGKQAEIKEDRLTVGRVQGEVKVGMSAAQVAELLGSPNIVTTDDKRREVWIYDKVSTDRVDTASSSYAGLIILGTNSSDRSSSQRQRTLTIIIKYDEEKKVRDFAYNATQF
- a CDS encoding pyridoxamine 5'-phosphate oxidase family protein, producing MSTTESMSVEAVQAAWASLLERVRIGVLLTMRQGHPFGSHVPFLLGEDWSRVYVHLSRLALHTQHLLDDPRVSLFIAEADEPGRNPLALQRMNLRGTAAILSKSDPAYDDVQQRYLAKFPQSRMLFGFADFALWTFQMSEAHLVLGFGQAYQAFAAAPGQWIHQKPAKQS
- the vanZ gene encoding VanZ family protein, giving the protein MVVVCIVILGYMVLLLGLAVASPGIGLTGALLALVPDDWRDWAHVPAYGILAWLVMQGFRLRGWPLPYALLSGLAVTVTFGLWTEVAQGSIPGREASLPDLAKDGAGALLAAVMIGCQTLIGRPAEIAGSQAIEELSQTRKGSRER
- a CDS encoding PilZ domain-containing protein: MSTAYRERGSKRLPVQCPIYYSNGNFQTIGLTEDLTPFGGRIRGREAVSVGMELVVIVIQPTSDQAMLIRRATVRWAQGAHFGLTFSAVPPQSESELKAMATLMLPGLWSCLN